In Elephas maximus indicus isolate mEleMax1 chromosome 5, mEleMax1 primary haplotype, whole genome shotgun sequence, the sequence GATGAAGAATATTAAACTCACAGCTTAAGTAATTAATTCAAAATCGTCCTGGCAAGTTAACTCCAAAATCTGCACTTTTTCTACTGTGTCAGAAGAGGAAGTACAGAATAGAGCTCTGAAGTCAGAAAGGCTGGGTTGgaatccaggctctgccacttaACAGCCACGTGAccctgggaaagttacttaacttccctttgccagtttcctcatctttgaaatgTGTTCGACGGTAGAATTTAccacatagggttgttgtgaggaatgaagaaataagtaaaaatatagTGCTTGGTAAGCACTCATAAATGTTACTTTTATTTCCACCCACATCTTTTACTTATAAGAAAACAATAGATAATTTGGCATGTGTGCCACGCTGAGAAAGCAGCTGAGGCCCAGGGTTTAAGAGAATGAATGCTCAAATTAAGCCAGCCTGGATACAAACTCCAAGCATGtgtccttaacctctctgagcttcagcatcctcatctgtgaaacagaAGTTTATCGCTTCAgttattttaaacattaaatgaggtaatacacaACTAGTACCTGCAAAGTGTTTAATATTAACCATAGATCATCTCTGCACCTCCAAAGGTGGCATTTCTGcttatttaattattaaaaagtaaGACTTCTTTTGTGTTCTCCTTCACCTGGGCCTCTCATTTTCTTCCCTGGCATACTAGTCATCCTAAGTATTTTTAAGTTCACCATCTCAACATCCTCCCCCTATTAAATACCAGAAAAACTGTAAGGAAAAATGTAACTTTGTCACCACTCGAAGCAGCCACTTACCTAGTAGCAATCATACCAAAGTTCTGCAAATGGAGTATGTGTACAAACGATCTATTACAAGTCACCAGTATAGAGGGGAACATGGAATTTTTACCGTATGTACTACATTATGGACTGttagaaaatattcaaaaataatttaggtatatttcttccttttcccacttTTAACCAAAGTTCCTCTTCATTTTTAAGCTTTTaccacagaatataaaagaaatccATAGTATATTTTACCCATTTATTAACAAGTATCCTACCCAAGGATTGTTTatgtaagtgaaataaatcacaaTTACATTATAGGCTAGCTTACAAATAACAAATAACATGATTGCCAAAGGTGCATTCTCTTCACTTTATGTGAGAAGTTATAAAAGTGTTATAAGTTTGATTACCACTCCACAACCAGATGTGAAATTTTTCTAGGCTAATAATTGGTAGTGTATTAGAGAATTTTTCAAAACCATCTCTTTCGCCAAGTACCTTCATGCTGCTCCCACAGTTCTTAGCATGACCTTAATATAAGGACAAATAAATTGAGCAACAACCCAAGTGAGTtgggttttaaaatttgttaggtAATATACATCAATACAAGCACTtggctagtttaaaaaaaaatttattgatttAATACTATTGCCAAAAAGTTTAAGCTAagcaaaaaaatttatttcagttTAATGCTCTTTTTAACTCCTGCACGGATGCCAGATAATTCACCACTATAACGCTGCTCTTCTCTACGAACTTCACGAACCTGGCCTCTTCTGCGAATTTTGGCTCTTCTGAACTTCTCCCGGTGTTTCACTCTGGGATTGCGATCAATCTTCTTTCTCCTAGGTGTAAGTCCTCTATTTTTAGCAATCTGATAGGTAATGGCTCTCTTTGCATTTTTATCTTCAAGAGCCTGTTCTTCagtgctttcttctctctttctcttcaacttctgcctgccttctatttctttataGTATTTCAGTGCAGCTTCTTTATCAAAATTGGAATCATCAGAAAAGTCCAAAACATCAGAGGCAGCAGAAGTCTCTGAAACAGACTTTGGCTTGGctttggtggattttacttttagATTAAGTTCTTTCTTTCCAGTATCACCCTTAAGTGTGAGTAGATGGTGAATTTCAGAGGACAGCCTCTGATCCACAACTGAGAGCTCGTTTATCAAATTTCTGTAAGTAACAAGCCTTTCTATGACAGGATGTCCATGTGCAGGGACTCTCCTAGCTTTCAGGATCAAATAAAAACTAATATTGGAACAGTAGTTCAAGTAGAGGTTGTACTTGGTCTTCAGGTATTGGGTTCCTTTGCCGGGTGGAATGAGTCCTTGCTCCACCAACTTTAACAATGGCTCCAGCTCATCCTTCACTTCCGTCAACCTGACTTTTAAGTCTTCTATCAACTCCAAGAGCTCTGGTGATTCCTTCCGCAGCATCTTCAGCTTCTCTTTCACTGAAACTTTCGTCAAATCCTTCACGACCCTTGTCTCGACCTCATCTCCCTGGGGCACCGGTTTTGCAAAAGCCTCCACCCAGGTGACTCCAAAATCATCCTCTTGAAGGGCTTGAGTTAGGCGCCGCTGGATGAGctgtgcctcctcctcctcctccctttcttcctcctctaaCTCTTGTTGGCTCTGCCGGCCTCGGGACTTAGGAGCATAGTCCGTGTCATAGTAAAGTTTTTTCCTCAGACCCCACGACAAACTGGGATCCACAGAGGCCTCGGTCTCGCTCTGTACGGAGCTCCCACCATCAGCATCATCACTGCCATCCTCCTCGTCTTCATCATCAACATCTAAGCCGagcacctcctcctcctcatcaccATCCTCCTCCTCGTTCCCGCTGTCTACTTCGTTCCAGCCCTTAGTCAAGGCGGCCCGGGATCGTGCCTCATGGAAATCATCTACCTGATCTTGATAGTAGCTGGAGTCGCCAGGTGAGGGTGGCAATTCGGAGTCTTCATTTTCGTTCTCCAGAGTGCGCCCTGAATTGGCTCGCACAGTTGCCCACTTGGCCGCTGCGCGCCGCCGGGATCTCCCAACCATGTCTCACACGCGGTACCAGGTACTACACAGACACCG encodes:
- the UTP3 gene encoding something about silencing protein 10, with amino-acid sequence MVGRSRRRAAAKWATVRANSGRTLENENEDSELPPSPGDSSYYQDQVDDFHEARSRAALTKGWNEVDSGNEEEDGDEEEEVLGLDVDDEDEEDGSDDADGGSSVQSETEASVDPSLSWGLRKKLYYDTDYAPKSRGRQSQQELEEEEREEEEEAQLIQRRLTQALQEDDFGVTWVEAFAKPVPQGDEVETRVVKDLTKVSVKEKLKMLRKESPELLELIEDLKVRLTEVKDELEPLLKLVEQGLIPPGKGTQYLKTKYNLYLNYCSNISFYLILKARRVPAHGHPVIERLVTYRNLINELSVVDQRLSSEIHHLLTLKGDTGKKELNLKVKSTKAKPKSVSETSAASDVLDFSDDSNFDKEAALKYYKEIEGRQKLKRKREESTEEQALEDKNAKRAITYQIAKNRGLTPRRKKIDRNPRVKHREKFRRAKIRRRGQVREVRREEQRYSGELSGIRAGVKKSIKLK